CGGCGTAGGACCTTAAAGCCTGCTCCCTAAAACCGCCATTTTTATTCGCTGAAATAACAATGACCGGCCGCTTACACTTGGACTTATTAATCCGCTCCAACACTTCCCAGCCGTCCATTACCGGCATATGGATGTCCAGGATCAAACAACCCGGAGCGCTATTCGGCACAGCGTTAAAGAATTCCTCCGCGCAGGAGAACGTTTCCACCGCAAACCCATAACTGGCCATAAGGAACCCGAGCGCTCGGCGCACGGACTCATCGTCATCCACAATATAGATCTGTTTCTTGTCCGATGACATTTCAACGACTTCCTTAAGCTTTAGTCCTTCTGATGGCATAACGGCATTCTAGGGAATGGGGAAAAAGAATCAATTGTACTGAGGTATAACA
This region of Candidatus Omnitrophota bacterium genomic DNA includes:
- a CDS encoding response regulator, whose protein sequence is MPSEGLKLKEVVEMSSDKKQIYIVDDDESVRRALGFLMASYGFAVETFSCAEEFFNAVPNSAPGCLILDIHMPVMDGWEVLERINKSKCKRPVIVISANKNGGFREQALRSYA